In a genomic window of Corynebacterium lizhenjunii:
- the rph gene encoding ribonuclease PH — protein sequence MSDFTRADGRALDELRPVRITRNFTTNPAGSVLVEFGNTRVMCTASVEEGVPRFKRDSGEGWLTAEYAMLPSATHERMPRESMRGKVKGRTHEISRLVARSLRAAVDLAELGENTIQLDCDVLQADGGTRTASITGAYVALADAVAYLERQGVVPGKPLLDPIAAVSVGIIDGHPCLDLPYEEDSRAEVDLNVVMQSSGNFVEVQGTGEHGLFGRTELDAMLDLAQKGCAELIAAQKAALGWEA from the coding sequence ATGTCTGATTTCACTCGCGCCGATGGGCGCGCGCTCGATGAACTGCGCCCGGTGCGTATCACCCGCAATTTCACCACCAACCCCGCTGGTTCTGTGCTGGTGGAATTTGGAAACACCCGCGTGATGTGCACGGCGTCCGTGGAGGAGGGGGTGCCGCGGTTTAAGCGGGATTCCGGCGAGGGCTGGCTGACTGCCGAATACGCCATGCTGCCTTCTGCTACTCACGAGCGTATGCCGCGCGAGTCCATGCGTGGCAAGGTGAAGGGCCGTACGCATGAGATTTCCCGTCTGGTGGCTCGCTCCCTGCGTGCTGCGGTGGATTTGGCGGAGCTGGGGGAGAACACTATCCAGCTAGATTGCGATGTGCTGCAGGCCGATGGCGGCACCCGCACCGCCTCTATCACCGGGGCTTATGTGGCGCTTGCCGATGCCGTGGCGTACCTCGAGCGGCAGGGCGTCGTTCCGGGTAAGCCATTGCTAGACCCCATCGCTGCGGTGTCGGTCGGCATTATTGATGGCCACCCGTGCCTGGACCTGCCGTATGAGGAGGACTCCCGAGCAGAGGTGGACCTCAATGTAGTCATGCAGTCTTCCGGCAACTTTGTGGAGGTCCAGGGCACGGGCGAGCACGGCTTGTTCGGCCGCACTGAGCTTGATGCCATGCTGGACCTGGCCCAGAAGGGCTGCGCGGAGCTTATTGCCGCGCAGAAGGCTGCTTTGGGGTGGGAGGCCTAA
- the rdgB gene encoding RdgB/HAM1 family non-canonical purine NTP pyrophosphatase, producing the protein MRLLVASNNAKKTLELERILADAGINGLEVLPLASVPEYPEPVEDGRTFADNALIKARAGAAHSGLPTVADDSGLVVEELGGMPGVLSARWSGTHGDDAANNRLLLAQMAHVPDSRRAASFVSVCALVTPDGQEFVTEGRWEGTLLREPAGEGGFGYDPLFQPEGEARSSAQMSPAEKNAVSHRGRALAQLVPHLAQLVR; encoded by the coding sequence ATGCGGCTGCTGGTGGCCTCCAATAATGCCAAGAAGACGTTGGAGCTGGAGCGCATTCTTGCCGATGCCGGCATCAACGGCCTGGAGGTCCTCCCGCTGGCGAGCGTGCCGGAGTACCCGGAGCCGGTGGAAGATGGCCGCACTTTCGCGGATAATGCCTTGATCAAGGCCCGCGCCGGGGCAGCGCACAGCGGTTTGCCCACGGTGGCGGATGATTCTGGCCTGGTGGTCGAGGAGCTCGGCGGCATGCCGGGCGTGCTTTCCGCCCGCTGGTCCGGCACGCATGGGGATGATGCTGCCAACAATCGTTTGCTGCTCGCCCAGATGGCTCATGTGCCGGATTCCCGCCGGGCGGCGTCCTTTGTGTCCGTGTGTGCCCTGGTCACCCCGGATGGACAGGAGTTTGTCACCGAAGGCCGCTGGGAGGGAACGTTGCTGCGCGAGCCAGCTGGCGAGGGTGGTTTTGGCTATGACCCGCTGTTTCAGCCTGAGGGTGAGGCTCGTTCCTCAGCCCAAATGAGCCCCGCGGAAAAGAACGCCGTCTCCCACCGTGGCCGCGCGCTCGCGCAACTGGTCCCGCACTTGGCACAGCTGGTGCGCTAG
- a CDS encoding MBL fold metallo-hydrolase has product MKLTVLGCSGSVPTPGNAASGYLVSFDNAPSIVMDLGPGTLAQLQRHQDPCEAHVLFSHLHADHCLDFPSLLVWRRFHPTAPAASRNLCFGPQATPRHLGRLSADIPDAVDDMSDTFAFSAWQHGRRELIDEVYVTPFSAVHPIETYALRMEHPATGKVIAYSADSAYTEDLVPLAQGADVFLCEAAWGASSEGKVPGMHMSGAEAGRLARLAGVRTLVLVHLQPWGDPEATVAAARAEFDGEVVLGVPDMEL; this is encoded by the coding sequence ATGAAACTGACTGTCCTCGGTTGCTCCGGAAGCGTGCCTACCCCTGGCAACGCCGCCAGTGGATACCTGGTGTCTTTCGATAATGCTCCGTCTATCGTCATGGACTTAGGGCCTGGGACCCTGGCGCAGCTGCAGCGCCACCAGGACCCGTGCGAGGCCCACGTGCTCTTTAGTCACCTGCACGCGGACCATTGCCTGGATTTCCCCTCCCTGTTGGTGTGGCGGCGTTTCCACCCCACAGCTCCTGCAGCCTCGCGCAATCTGTGCTTTGGCCCGCAGGCCACGCCCCGGCACCTGGGGCGGCTGTCTGCCGATATCCCTGATGCCGTCGACGACATGTCTGACACCTTTGCTTTTAGCGCGTGGCAGCACGGCCGCCGCGAGCTCATTGATGAGGTCTACGTGACGCCGTTTAGCGCCGTGCACCCCATTGAAACCTATGCCCTGCGCATGGAGCACCCGGCAACGGGCAAGGTAATTGCGTATTCAGCGGACTCTGCATATACGGAGGACTTGGTGCCCCTGGCGCAGGGCGCGGACGTGTTTTTGTGCGAAGCGGCGTGGGGAGCTAGCAGCGAGGGCAAAGTTCCCGGCATGCACATGTCTGGCGCGGAGGCCGGGCGGCTGGCCCGGCTGGCAGGGGTGCGCACTTTGGTGTTGGTGCACTTGCAGCCGTGGGGTGATCCGGAGGCAACGGTGGCGGCCGCGCGCGCCGAGTTCGACGGTGAGGTAGTCCTTGGCGTCCCGGACATGGAATTGTAG